From the Rhodococcus sp. NBC_00297 genome, one window contains:
- the map gene encoding type I methionyl aminopeptidase yields MSVRTVLEPGTVSPVLDVPKSVERPEYAWKKTAREGHEPWVQTPETIQKMRLASRIAAQALQEAGKAVEPGVTTDRLDRIAHEYMVDHGAYPSTLGYKGFPKSCCTSLNEVICHGIPDSTVVQDGDIVNIDVTAYIDGVHGDTNATFLAGDVSEEARLLVERTHEATMRAIKAVKPGRALNVVGRVIEAYADRFGYGVVRDFTGHGIGTTFHNGLVVLHYDEPTVETVLEPGMVFTIEPMITLGGIDWDQWNDGWTVVTRDRSWTAQFEHTLVVTETGAEILTLP; encoded by the coding sequence ATGTCCGTCCGCACCGTTCTCGAACCCGGCACCGTCTCACCCGTTCTCGATGTTCCCAAGTCCGTCGAGCGTCCCGAGTACGCGTGGAAGAAGACTGCACGCGAAGGCCACGAGCCGTGGGTGCAGACCCCGGAGACCATCCAGAAGATGCGTCTGGCGAGCCGCATCGCCGCGCAGGCACTGCAGGAGGCCGGAAAGGCCGTCGAGCCGGGCGTCACGACGGACCGACTCGACCGTATCGCCCACGAGTACATGGTCGACCACGGCGCGTACCCGTCGACGTTGGGCTACAAGGGTTTTCCGAAGTCCTGCTGCACCTCGCTCAACGAGGTCATCTGCCACGGCATCCCCGATTCGACGGTCGTGCAGGACGGCGACATCGTCAACATCGACGTCACGGCGTACATCGACGGGGTGCACGGTGACACGAACGCCACCTTCCTCGCCGGGGACGTCTCCGAGGAAGCGCGCCTGCTCGTGGAGCGCACCCACGAGGCCACCATGCGGGCGATCAAGGCGGTCAAGCCGGGTCGCGCTCTGAACGTCGTCGGACGGGTCATCGAGGCGTACGCCGATCGTTTCGGGTACGGCGTCGTCCGGGACTTCACCGGCCACGGCATCGGCACCACCTTCCACAACGGCCTGGTGGTGCTGCACTACGACGAGCCCACCGTCGAGACGGTGCTGGAGCCCGGGATGGTCTTCACCATCGAGCCGATGATCACCCTCGGCGGCATCGACTGGGACCAGTGGAACGACGGCTGGACCGTCGTCACGCGGGACCGATCCTGGACCGCCCAGTTCGAGCACACTCTCGTCGTCACGGAGACGGGCGCCGAGATCCTCACCCTCCCTTGA
- the ispG gene encoding flavodoxin-dependent (E)-4-hydroxy-3-methylbut-2-enyl-diphosphate synthase, producing the protein MEVTVGLGMPAGPVPVLTPRRKTRQLQVGSVGVGSDSPISVQSMCTTKTHDINSTLQQIAELTAAGCDIVRVACPRQEDADALATIARKSQIPVIADIHFQPRYIFAAIDAGCAAVRVNPGNIKEFDGRVKEVAKAAGDAGIPIRIGVNAGSLDPRLMQKYGKATPEALVESALWEAGLFEEHGFGDIKISVKHNDPVIMVEAYRQLAAKCDYPLHLGVTEAGPAFQGTIKSAVAFGSLLADGIGDTIRVSLSAPPNEEIKVGTQILQSLNLRPRKLEIVSCPSCGRAQVDVYTLADQVTAGLEGMEIPLRVAVMGCVVNGPGEARDADLGVASGNGKGQIFVKGEVIKTVPEAMIVETLIEEAMRIAESYESDQEAAGGSPVVSVS; encoded by the coding sequence ATCGAAGTGACCGTTGGACTGGGCATGCCGGCCGGACCCGTACCGGTGCTCACACCGCGACGGAAGACTCGTCAGCTTCAGGTGGGCAGCGTCGGTGTCGGCAGCGACTCGCCGATCTCGGTGCAGTCGATGTGCACCACCAAGACTCACGACATCAACTCCACCCTGCAGCAGATCGCCGAACTCACCGCCGCGGGATGCGACATCGTCCGCGTCGCGTGCCCGCGTCAGGAGGATGCGGACGCCCTGGCGACCATCGCGCGCAAGTCGCAGATCCCTGTCATCGCGGACATCCACTTCCAGCCGCGGTACATCTTCGCGGCCATCGATGCCGGGTGCGCCGCCGTGCGCGTGAACCCCGGCAACATCAAGGAGTTCGACGGCCGCGTCAAGGAGGTCGCGAAGGCGGCCGGTGACGCGGGCATCCCCATCCGTATCGGAGTCAACGCAGGATCCCTCGATCCGCGCCTGATGCAGAAGTACGGCAAGGCCACGCCCGAGGCGCTGGTGGAGTCGGCGCTGTGGGAGGCCGGCCTCTTCGAGGAACACGGTTTCGGCGACATCAAGATCTCGGTCAAGCACAACGACCCGGTCATCATGGTCGAGGCCTACCGTCAGCTCGCCGCCAAGTGCGACTACCCGCTGCACCTCGGCGTGACCGAGGCCGGGCCGGCGTTCCAGGGCACCATCAAGTCCGCCGTCGCCTTCGGGTCGCTGCTGGCCGACGGCATCGGCGACACGATCCGCGTCTCGCTGTCCGCGCCGCCCAACGAGGAGATCAAGGTGGGGACGCAGATCCTGCAGTCCCTCAACCTCCGTCCCCGCAAGCTCGAGATCGTCTCCTGCCCGTCCTGCGGACGCGCACAGGTCGACGTCTACACCCTCGCCGACCAGGTGACGGCCGGACTCGAGGGCATGGAGATCCCGCTCCGCGTCGCCGTCATGGGTTGCGTCGTCAACGGTCCCGGTGAGGCGCGCGACGCCGATCTCGGTGTGGCGTCCGGAAACGGCAAGGGACAGATCTTCGTCAAGGGCGAGGTCATCAAGACCGTGCCCGAGGCGATGATCGTGGAGACCCTGATCGAGGAGGCGATGCGTATCGCCGAGTCGTACGAGTCCGACCAGGAAGCCGCCGGCGGATCGCCCGTCGTGTCGGTCAGCTGA
- a CDS encoding GNAT family N-acetyltransferase yields the protein MLKLLGAKALTSRDTNEVVRVLRSDPVASCMVLARVEESGVEPRDNHGELWSRGGPASSLCFSGANLVPLFGTYDDLRSFAERALRSPRVCSSLVGRAELTLPLWDMLAADWGTPREVRAEQPLLALTSAPTAVDPYVRRVTVDELDVYLTAAVAMFIEEVGVDPRAGDGGRGYRRRIASLIAAGRAWARFEEGRVVFKAEVGSLSTSVGQIQGVWVHPLYRGRGLGTAGTASVAAAVVDSGRTASLYVNSFNVPARRAYERVGFERVATFSTVLLD from the coding sequence ATGCTCAAGCTGCTCGGCGCTAAGGCGCTGACGAGCCGCGACACGAACGAGGTCGTCCGTGTGCTGCGCAGTGATCCCGTCGCATCGTGCATGGTGCTGGCACGTGTCGAGGAATCGGGCGTGGAGCCCCGCGACAACCACGGTGAACTGTGGTCACGCGGAGGTCCGGCATCGTCCCTGTGTTTCTCGGGAGCCAATCTCGTGCCGTTGTTCGGTACCTACGACGATCTCCGGAGTTTCGCCGAGCGCGCGTTGCGCTCTCCCCGCGTCTGCTCATCGCTGGTGGGGCGAGCCGAACTGACGCTGCCGTTGTGGGACATGCTCGCCGCGGACTGGGGGACCCCGCGTGAGGTGCGTGCCGAGCAGCCACTGCTGGCGTTGACGAGCGCGCCCACCGCCGTGGACCCCTACGTCCGACGCGTCACCGTCGACGAGCTGGACGTGTACCTCACCGCTGCCGTGGCGATGTTCATCGAGGAGGTGGGCGTCGATCCGCGCGCGGGCGACGGCGGACGCGGCTATCGGCGGCGCATCGCCTCGTTGATCGCGGCGGGTCGCGCCTGGGCGAGGTTCGAGGAGGGCCGCGTCGTCTTCAAGGCCGAGGTCGGATCGCTGTCCACCTCGGTCGGTCAGATCCAGGGCGTGTGGGTGCACCCGCTCTACCGCGGGCGCGGGCTCGGCACCGCGGGAACCGCATCCGTGGCGGCCGCGGTGGTCGACAGCGGCCGTACGGCCAGCCTGTACGTCAACAGCTTCAACGTGCCCGCCCGCCGTGCCTACGAGCGTGTCGGGTTCGAGCGCGTCGCCACCTTCTCCACAGTTCTGCTCGACTGA
- a CDS encoding penicillin-binding transpeptidase domain-containing protein produces the protein MTSREHGRATRVLIVLVAAITAVAASACTPKPQGPESAADSFVSALAQRDSAAAAQATDRPDLATAAVDQAWDGLQAESLDAATGAVSVNGDTATVDYTYTWHLPKDRTWTYDGALQMGRRDGAWVVRWNSTDLHPKLGDTQSMVLRSTSAPRARVNEHAGSDVLVPGVVQGVSFDAAESTDVVGTARTLERILKPFDASITAQSIVESATATQGPYRLMTLRDEDYDAVAPGLLALSGVSVTEQSDLVSTDRTFAPDLVSQVKKTVMDRVDGAAGWSVVAVNTNGADTGVLTETAPQPVPSISISLDRPVQVAAQNAVNVSRDQAMMVVIQPSTGDILAVAQNPAADRDGPVASTGLYPPGSTFKIITAGAAIEEGLATPETTVPCPGRIVIGERSVPNYNEFSLGDVSMNTAFTRSCNTSFAKLASEMSASALTDAAAMFGVGPDYGVVGLPTESGSVPPAEELVQRTEDGFGQGKVLVSTFGMALAAATVAHGSTPVPRLIQGEETTIDGDHPQIEPAMVDGLRGMMRSVVTSGTADRIADQGEVYGKTGEAEVEGGSHAWFVGYRGDLAFATLVVRGGSSDNAVAVTRDMITALPAGY, from the coding sequence ATGACCTCTCGTGAACACGGCCGTGCCACCCGCGTCCTGATCGTGCTCGTCGCGGCGATCACCGCGGTGGCGGCCTCGGCGTGCACCCCGAAACCGCAGGGCCCCGAGTCCGCGGCCGATTCGTTCGTTTCCGCGCTGGCCCAGCGTGACAGTGCCGCCGCGGCGCAGGCCACGGATCGGCCGGACCTCGCGACCGCCGCCGTCGATCAGGCGTGGGACGGCCTACAGGCCGAGTCGCTCGACGCGGCGACCGGCGCGGTGAGCGTGAACGGCGACACCGCGACCGTCGACTACACCTACACGTGGCACCTTCCGAAGGACCGCACCTGGACCTACGACGGGGCCCTGCAGATGGGCCGACGCGACGGGGCCTGGGTGGTCCGGTGGAACTCGACCGATCTGCACCCCAAGCTCGGGGACACCCAGTCGATGGTGCTGCGGTCCACGTCGGCGCCGCGGGCGCGGGTCAACGAGCACGCGGGGTCCGACGTCCTGGTGCCCGGGGTGGTCCAGGGGGTGTCCTTCGACGCCGCCGAGTCGACCGACGTGGTGGGCACGGCGCGCACCCTCGAACGCATCCTGAAGCCCTTCGACGCGTCGATCACGGCGCAGTCCATCGTGGAGTCGGCGACCGCGACGCAGGGCCCTTACCGCCTGATGACCCTCCGGGACGAGGACTACGACGCCGTCGCGCCCGGTCTGCTCGCGTTGTCCGGGGTGTCGGTGACGGAGCAGTCCGACCTGGTCTCCACCGATCGCACGTTCGCCCCCGACCTGGTGAGCCAGGTGAAGAAGACCGTGATGGACCGCGTCGACGGTGCCGCGGGCTGGAGCGTCGTGGCGGTCAACACCAACGGCGCGGACACCGGTGTGTTGACCGAGACGGCGCCGCAGCCGGTTCCGTCGATCAGTATCAGCCTCGACCGTCCGGTGCAGGTGGCCGCACAGAACGCCGTCAACGTGTCACGGGACCAGGCGATGATGGTGGTGATCCAGCCGTCGACAGGCGACATCCTCGCGGTGGCGCAGAACCCGGCGGCGGATCGCGACGGTCCCGTGGCCTCGACCGGCCTCTACCCACCGGGCTCCACCTTCAAGATCATCACGGCCGGTGCGGCGATCGAGGAGGGACTCGCGACGCCCGAGACCACCGTGCCGTGCCCGGGCCGCATCGTCATCGGCGAGCGCAGCGTGCCCAACTACAACGAGTTCTCCCTCGGGGACGTCTCGATGAACACGGCCTTCACGCGCTCGTGCAACACCTCGTTCGCGAAGCTCGCCAGTGAGATGTCCGCGAGTGCTCTCACCGACGCGGCGGCCATGTTCGGCGTCGGGCCCGACTACGGCGTCGTGGGTCTGCCCACCGAGTCGGGATCCGTCCCGCCCGCAGAGGAATTGGTGCAGCGCACCGAGGACGGGTTCGGACAGGGAAAGGTGCTGGTGTCGACGTTCGGCATGGCTCTCGCCGCCGCGACCGTCGCACACGGATCGACGCCCGTTCCCCGGCTGATCCAGGGGGAGGAGACCACGATCGACGGTGACCACCCGCAGATCGAGCCGGCCATGGTCGACGGACTCCGCGGGATGATGCGCTCGGTGGTCACGAGCGGCACCGCGGACCGGATCGCCGACCAGGGCGAGGTGTACGGCAAGACGGGTGAGGCCGAGGTCGAGGGCGGATCCCATGCCTGGTTCGTCGGATATCGCGGTGATCTCGCGTTCGCGACACTCGTCGTGCGCGGCGGCAGCTCGGACAATGCCGTAGCCGTGACGCGGGACATGATCACCGCGTTGCCCGCCGGATACTGA
- a CDS encoding cobyric acid synthase, protein MTLRGAILVAGTTSDAGKSVVVAGLCRLLARRGVRVAPFKAQNMSNNSVVTLDGGEIGRAQALQARACGLEPSVRFNPILLKPGGDRTSQLVVRGRATGTVGAADYMTHRQHLRSVVAEELDALRADFDVVICEGAGSPAEINLRATDLANMGLARAASLPVIVVGDIDRGGVLAHFFGTLAVLDAADQALIAGFVVNKFRGDPALLQPGLDTLETLTGRPTLGIVPFSDELWLDAEDSLGTVADAPLGRPAPPIGSQWLRVAAVRLPRISNSTDVEALACEPGVTVHWATEASRLADADLVVLPGSKATVQDLDWLRRTGIADELARRVARGAPVLGICGGYQMLGRTITDAVESSAGQVQGLGLLDLEIEFAADKVLSRVTGHAGAVPVTGYEIHHGRVTRSGDEPWFTGTDGEPEGSIRGRVRGTHWHGLLENDDFRRAFLTEVAEQAGRTGFVVAPDTDVDAMRTAQVDLLADLMESSFDIDALLTLVAEGAPALPELRVTQSSAAE, encoded by the coding sequence TTGACCCTTCGCGGCGCCATTCTGGTCGCGGGAACCACCTCGGACGCGGGCAAGAGTGTCGTCGTGGCGGGGTTGTGCCGCCTCCTCGCTCGGCGCGGTGTGAGGGTGGCGCCGTTCAAGGCGCAGAACATGTCCAACAACTCCGTCGTCACGTTGGACGGCGGGGAGATCGGTCGTGCGCAGGCACTGCAGGCCCGGGCATGCGGTCTCGAGCCCAGCGTGCGGTTCAATCCGATACTGCTGAAGCCGGGCGGGGACAGGACGTCGCAACTGGTTGTTCGCGGTCGTGCCACCGGCACCGTGGGCGCCGCCGACTACATGACGCACCGACAACATCTGCGCTCGGTCGTGGCGGAGGAGCTCGACGCTCTGCGGGCCGACTTCGACGTGGTGATCTGCGAGGGCGCCGGCTCACCCGCCGAGATCAACCTGCGGGCCACCGATCTGGCGAACATGGGACTGGCGCGCGCTGCGAGCCTTCCCGTGATCGTCGTGGGCGACATCGATCGCGGGGGAGTACTGGCCCACTTCTTCGGCACTCTGGCCGTGCTCGACGCCGCGGATCAGGCACTGATCGCGGGGTTCGTCGTGAACAAGTTCCGCGGCGATCCCGCGCTGCTGCAACCGGGACTCGACACCCTCGAGACTCTCACGGGCCGACCGACGTTGGGCATCGTTCCGTTCAGCGACGAGTTGTGGCTCGACGCCGAGGACTCCCTCGGGACCGTGGCCGACGCACCGCTTGGCCGGCCCGCTCCTCCGATCGGATCGCAGTGGCTCCGCGTCGCCGCCGTGCGGTTACCGCGCATCTCGAATTCCACGGACGTCGAGGCCCTGGCGTGCGAACCGGGGGTGACGGTGCACTGGGCGACCGAGGCCTCCCGACTGGCAGATGCCGATCTGGTGGTGCTCCCCGGCTCCAAGGCCACGGTCCAGGACCTGGACTGGCTTCGTCGCACCGGTATCGCGGACGAGCTGGCACGGCGGGTGGCTCGCGGTGCTCCGGTCCTCGGGATCTGCGGCGGCTACCAGATGCTGGGGAGAACGATCACCGACGCCGTCGAGTCGAGTGCCGGGCAGGTGCAGGGGCTCGGCCTCCTGGACCTCGAGATCGAATTCGCGGCGGACAAGGTGCTCTCCCGGGTCACCGGGCATGCCGGCGCGGTCCCCGTGACCGGCTACGAGATCCACCACGGCCGGGTGACCCGAAGCGGCGACGAGCCCTGGTTCACGGGCACCGACGGCGAACCGGAGGGGAGCATCCGTGGACGGGTACGTGGCACTCACTGGCACGGCCTCCTGGAGAACGACGACTTTCGTCGGGCATTCCTCACGGAGGTGGCGGAGCAGGCCGGCCGCACCGGTTTCGTGGTGGCCCCGGACACCGATGTCGACGCGATGCGCACCGCCCAGGTGGACCTGTTGGCCGACCTCATGGAGAGCTCCTTCGACATCGATGCGCTTCTCACGCTCGTCGCCGAGGGCGCTCCCGCCCTGCCCGAACTGCGCGTCACGCAGTCGTCCGCCGCAGAATGA